The following proteins are encoded in a genomic region of Gossypium hirsutum isolate 1008001.06 chromosome D05, Gossypium_hirsutum_v2.1, whole genome shotgun sequence:
- the LOC107914120 gene encoding uncharacterized protein, translating into MAVAAGGATTAGVRLFSVPRTLPAIRTSSFVTTLSFSKLGSFPGRVRSNEPARKKLLVIRAARTESQGVSLGFRAPNFQLPEPLTGKTWTLEDFESYPALLVMFICNHCPFVKHLKKDIAKLSNFYMKKGLAVVAISSNSVATHPQDGPQFMAEDAKLYNYPFPYLYDETQDVARDFGAVCTPEFFLFKKDGRRPFELVYHGQFDDSRPSNSVPVTGRDLSLAIDSVLSGQPVPLVQKPSVGCSIKWHPQKSW; encoded by the exons ATGGCGGTTGCCGCTGGTGGAGCAACCACAGCAGGCGTACGTTTATTTTCAGTTCCTCGCACTTTACCGGCTATCAGGACTTCATCATTCGTGACAACGTTGTCTTTCTCGAAGTTGGGTTCTTTTCCAGGGCGGGTAAGAAGCAATGAACCCGCAAGGAAGAAGCTTTTAGTTATCCGAGCTGCAAGAACTGAGTCTCAAGGCGTTTCTCTTGGTTTCAGGGCTCCTAATTTCCAG TTGCCAGAGCCTCTGACTGGGAAGACTTGGACTTTGGAAGATTTTGAATCATACCCTGCTTTGTTG GTTATGTTTATATGCAACCACTGCCCATTTGTTAAGCACCTGAAGAAGGATATTGCGAAGCTTTCCAATTTCTATATGAAG AAAGGGCTGGCTGTTGTTGCAATATCTTCGAATTCTGTAGCCACTCACCCACAG GATGGACCCCAATTCATGGCCGAAGATGCTAAGCTATATAATTATCCTTTCCCTTATCTATATGATGAG ACACAAGATGTTGCAAGAGACTTTGGGGCAGTCTGTACACCAGagttttttctatttaaaaag GACGGTAGGAGGCCATTTGAGCTGGTATATCACGGCCAATTTGATGATTCCCGGCCAAGTAATAGTGTTCCTGTTACTGGAAG GGACTTAAGCCTTGCTATAGACAGTGTTCTAAGTGGCCAACCAGTGCCATTAGTTCAGAAACCAAG TGTTGGATGCAGCATAAAGTGGCACCCACAGAAGAGTTGGTAA
- the LOC107944599 gene encoding dof zinc finger protein DOF1.2: protein MFAISESMLQCAPRPMLAIDRNWKSNAELAPNCPRCASANTKFCYYNNYSLSQPRYFCKGCRRYWTKGGSLRNVPVGGGCRKSRRGKSNRVDKNGAQVSTNYSKNLTSFGTHQEHMMGATTSHGDTGNQPGPATTTGSDIDLAVIFAQFLNQSTSSDQPEIILTQEWPNEGMDPWSCLEQDTNSQNDSSMELPVVHTIPESYNMLQEMPQVEQHRKHNSVEELLESDEINAFGLQNLLADEMVQDVFWSNYAANTPSFECQLQQLESFPVDDQLKISANLMAETWTSFDLSGSELFSKP from the coding sequence ATGTTCGCAATTAGTGAGAGTATGTTGCAGTGTGCTCCTAGGCCGATGTTGGCCATTGACAGAAACTGGAAATCCAACGCTGAACTTGCTCCCAATTGTCCACGTTGTGCCTCTGCTAACACCAAGTTCTGTTATTACAACAACTACAGCTTGTCCCAGCCGCGGTACTTTTGCAAAGGTTGCCGAAGGTATTGGACCAAAGGTGGTTCCCTTAGGAATGTGCCTGTTGGTGGTGGTTGTCGCAAGAGTCGACGAGGTAAGTCCAACAGGGTGGACAAAAACGGTGCTCAGGTTTCCACGAATTATAGCAAGAATTTAACTAGTTTCGGGACTCACCAGGAGCATATGATGGGTGCCACTACTTCCCATGGAGACACAGGGAACCAACCAGGACCTGCTACTACTACTGGGTCGGATATTGATCTAGCTGttatctttgctcaattcttgaACCAGAGTACAAGTTCAGATCAGCCTGAGATAATTCTTACTCAAGAATGGCCTAATGAAGGGATGGATCCTTGGAGTTGTTTAGAACAAGATACCAACAGCCAAAACGATTCATCCATGGAGTTACCAGTAGTTCATACAATTCCAGAATCTTATAATATGCTCCAAGAAATGCCTCAAGTTGAGCAACATCGAAAACATAACAGTGTTGAGGAATTGTTGGAAAGTGATGAAATCAATGCGTTCGGGTTGCAAAACTTGTTAGCTGATGAAATGGTGCAAGATGTTTTCTGGTCAAATTATGCAGCAAACACCCCAAGCTTTGAATGTCAACTGCAACAGTTGGAGTCGTTTCCAGTTGATGACCAGCTTAAGATTTCTGCAAATTTAATGGCTGAAACTTGGACTTCCTTTGATCTTTCTGGGTCTGAACTTTTTTCAAAACCTTGa